The window GCTGCTTTTTAATTTTTCCAAATTGACACCACTCACAACAATGGATCCTTTTGTAGGTCTTTCTTCTCGGTACATCATCTTGATGAACGTCGATTTACCGGCACCACTCGGGCCGACTACATAGACAAATTCGCCTTGTTTGATGTGAACGTTAATCCCGTTCGCAGCCATAATCCCATTCGGGTATTTTTTATGGACATCCTGCATATCAATCATCATTAATCACCTATTATTCTCATTATGTGTATAGTCCGTGAAGTTAGTAATATATAACTATATCAAAATTTTAAAATAGTCTGTTAATCGTGTATGTAGATGTTTACCAATTCTTAATATTCGACAAGAAAACGCATAATCCTTGTTGAATCTTATCGAATTTTTGGCACAACCTCATTATAACATCCTCGCTTTGCATGTTAAGGGTAATTTTTATTACAGTTTTATTTCAAGATGCTAAATTTTTGGTAATTATTCGACATGTAGGATAAATAACCCATTTTAGTAGGGATTAAGATGAGTTTTCTGGTGCGAGGCTCCAGAGTCTAGCACCTTCCATTCCTCGGAGCTCATTGGAGTATTTTACAACACGCTTTAATCCAATAAAAAATGGCCCATAGGATCATAGGCCACTTCATAATTACTTTTTCTTTGACAGCCACTTGGCAACCATTTTGGCATCGTCGCCTTTGATGACTCCTTTAGGCATTTGCCCTTTACCGTTTTGAATGATGAGCAAAATTTGATCTTCGGTGTATCTTGAGCCAACTTTTTGCAAGTTAGGGCCAAATCCGCCTTCCAGGTTGTTCCCATGGCAAGTTGAACATTTTTGCTTGAATATTTTCGCAGCCGGATCACCGGAGCTTGCCGTTTCCGTGGAGTCTCCTCCACCATTTTGGGAGTTATCATTACCGCTTCCGCAAGCCGCAAGACCCATGATCAGAGCGGCTCCCAGAACAATGGATAATAGCTTTTTCATGTGTTTCCTCCTTTGAAACCCTCAATGATTAAATTATACCAATTCTATGCTTCATTGAAACCTTCCCCAACTACTTCGGAGGCATCCGTCACAACAATGAAAGCAGTCGGGTCAATGCTTCTCACCAATTGTTTCAATTTGGTGAATTCGGTTTGATCGACGACACACATTAGGATCGGTCTTTCACTGTCTGTATAACCCCCGTATGCAGATAGTTTTGTCACTCCGCGGTCGATCTTATTCAAAATTCCTTCGCGCACTTCATCTTTGCGGTTAGTAATGATCAAGGCCATTTTCGAACGGCCGAATCCGATTTGAACAAGATCGATTGTTTTGCTTGTTACGTATAATCCGATTAAAGCATATAGTCCTTTTTCTACATTAAAGACGATGGCAGCCGAGAGGACAATCAAACCGTCGATCATCGCGACTGATCTTCCGAGCGTAAAGCCTGTAAATTTAGTGATGATTTGCGCCGCTAAGTCCGTTCCCCCAGTCGAGGCTTTTCCCCTGAAGACAATGCCGAGTCCGAGACCGACGCCGATTCCGCCAAAAAGCGCACCTAAAAGCGGATTATTCGTCCAAGGTTCCCAATCCCTTGTCAAATAGACAACAAAAGGAAGGAAAATCGTACCCACCAGCGTTTTGTAACCAAATTGAAGTCCCAAAAAGATGAGGCCAGCGATAAAAAGAGGAATGTTCAATGCCCATTGGACATATGCCGGTTCCCAGCCTAGAAGTCCTTTTAAAATCGTACTGATGCCGCTCACTCCGCCTGACGCAACTTCGTTAGGAAGCAAAAATACGTTGAAAGCGATAGCGACGATCGATGAACCGATAACGACTTGAATATATTCTGAAAGCTTCTGCCACTTCGGATTGCTTTCGTGATTCCCTTTTCTTTTTTTCATGATTATGTGCTCCTTTGATGCATTTATCGATTATTGCCGAAGTGAGTATAGCACGGAGAACATTGGGTGTAAATGCCAATAAGATAACGTGTTAAAGTGTTAAACCGACTCATTTTTAGGATGTTCCAAAACAGAAAAACCATGCGCGGAAATAGGGGTGGCACTTTGGTGACAGGCACCAGGGTGGAGGGTTGGAGTCCGCCATTTAGGTTTTTGCGCGCAATTTGTTTTTTTTGCGCCTATATCTGAATTTTTGCGCCTTTCTTTGGTTTTTTTGCGCGTTAATCAGATTAATTGCGCGTAAAATGAAATTATTGGTTTTCCATTGAAAACGCAGAAGTCTTTTGTAATCCGCTGCAATAGACAGTGTCGAATTTTTATTTTTCAACACACATAAAAAAACAGCTGTTTCCCCAAAGGAAACAGCTGCTTCAAACTGTATTAAGATATGCGAGAACGCAGGTATGCGTTTATGAAGCTGTCAAGGTCGCCGTCCATGACCGCCTGGACATTTCCCATTTCTGTATTGGTGCGGTGGTCCTTCACCATGGAGTACGGATGGAAGACGTAAGAGCGGATTTGGCTTCCCCAGCCGATTTCTTTTTGCTCCCCGCGGATTTCGAGCAATTCTTTTTCCTGCTCTTCGATCTTGCGTTGATAAAGCTTGGCATTCAGCATTTTCATCGCCTGGTCGCGGTTTTTGATCTGTGAGCGCTCGGATTGGCACGAAACGACGACGCCGGTCGGGATGTGAGTGATCCGAACGGCAGAATCCGTCGTATTGATATGCTGACCGCCGGCGCCGCTTGCACGATACGTATCGACTTTCAGATCCTCGGTGCGGATGTCGATTTCGATGTCGTCATTCAGCTCCGGCATCACTTCACAAGAAACGAATGAAGTATGGCGGCGTCCTGATGAATCAAACGGCGAAATGCGGACAAGACGGTGAACCCCTTTTTCCGCTTTCAAGTAGCCGTAAGCATTGTGCCCTTTAATAAGAAGCGTCACGCTTTTAATTCCAGCTTCGTCGCCAGGGAGGTAATCAAGTGTCTCCACCTTGAAGCCTTTTTTCTCCGCCCAGCGTGTATACATGCGAAGAAGCATCGAACCCCAATCCTGCGACTCTGTTCCGCCTGCTCCTGGATGAAGTTCCAGGATGGCGTTGTTTTTATCGTATGGCTCGCTTAAAAGGAGCTGCAGCTCATATTCATTCAAACGTTTGATTAAATCCTTCAATTCCGTTTCCAGCTCTTCACGCAGATCCGGATCGTCTTCTTCTTTTACCAAATCATGAGTGACTTCAAGGTTTTCCTGCGTTTCCACCATGTCGTTATACTCATTGACCAGATCCTTCAATCCATTGGCCTCATTGATGATGCCTTGTGCTGCCTGCTGGTCGTTCCAAAAGTTCGGGTCGAGCATGACTTCATCCAGCTCGGCAATGCGCGCCTCTTTGTTTTCTAAGTCAAAGAGACCCCCTGAAGTCCGCTAATATCTTAGCTGTTCTCTCTAACTCTGTACGAATCTCGAATAATTCCATTCCAATCACCTCTATAAATAGTGACCCTGCCCCATGGTGCCTGTCACCAAAGGTTGTGGGCCCGGTTTACACCAAAATAAAGTGAAGGAGGGAATGCCCCCTTCACCATTCATCGTTTCGTGTTGTTCACGTTTGATTATATATTATGCAAGTTTGCCGTGGCAATTCTTATATTTTTTGCCGCTTCCGCATGGGCATGGTTCATTTCGGCCGACATCCTGTGATTTTTTGAGCGGCTTCTTCTTCACTTGCTCGCCGTCCTCTTTTGGATTGACCGCCTGTCCTTTTGCAACCTCTTGGCGTTCAAGGTTGT is drawn from Falsibacillus albus and contains these coding sequences:
- the cccB gene encoding cytochrome c551, giving the protein MKKLLSIVLGAALIMGLAACGSGNDNSQNGGGDSTETASSGDPAAKIFKQKCSTCHGNNLEGGFGPNLQKVGSRYTEDQILLIIQNGKGQMPKGVIKGDDAKMVAKWLSKKK
- a CDS encoding YitT family protein is translated as MKKRKGNHESNPKWQKLSEYIQVVIGSSIVAIAFNVFLLPNEVASGGVSGISTILKGLLGWEPAYVQWALNIPLFIAGLIFLGLQFGYKTLVGTIFLPFVVYLTRDWEPWTNNPLLGALFGGIGVGLGLGIVFRGKASTGGTDLAAQIITKFTGFTLGRSVAMIDGLIVLSAAIVFNVEKGLYALIGLYVTSKTIDLVQIGFGRSKMALIITNRKDEVREGILNKIDRGVTKLSAYGGYTDSERPILMCVVDQTEFTKLKQLVRSIDPTAFIVVTDASEVVGEGFNEA
- the prfB gene encoding peptide chain release factor 2 (programmed frameshift), translated to MELFEIRTELERTAKILADFRGSLDLENKEARIAELDEVMLDPNFWNDQQAAQGIINEANGLKDLVNEYNDMVETQENLEVTHDLVKEEDDPDLREELETELKDLIKRLNEYELQLLLSEPYDKNNAILELHPGAGGTESQDWGSMLLRMYTRWAEKKGFKVETLDYLPGDEAGIKSVTLLIKGHNAYGYLKAEKGVHRLVRISPFDSSGRRHTSFVSCEVMPELNDDIEIDIRTEDLKVDTYRASGAGGQHINTTDSAVRITHIPTGVVVSCQSERSQIKNRDQAMKMLNAKLYQRKIEEQEKELLEIRGEQKEIGWGSQIRSYVFHPYSMVKDHRTNTEMGNVQAVMDGDLDSFINAYLRSRIS